tacaatAACAAGACGAGGACGACAggttacaggaaagttaacaaaaactagtgtatttaatgggtaatctaacacaaagattataatatgctatgaaacgtttaaaaggACGGTCGACGTTTCTTAGCATATTATTATCTTTGTGTTAGATTACCCATTAAATAGtgtttgttaactttcctgtaatctgtcgacctcgtcttattattttacttttattcaacttcgcagTCGTCGCAGCTTCGCAGTTGCAAAAAACatgcggaaacagattttagggaagttacaaacactagtttattacatagggagacgttaaaaagtaaattGGGCAACGGGTTGACGTTTCGACTGTGGCACTGTCTCCGTCAGGACAAAAGCTGCGTAGgtggttacacattacttaaataggtttggtgcatgacgtcataatcagtatgggcacgccacaggcgtttgtcagtgagtcagattcgggaatattccagaaagtcatgtccgggtggtgatgtcattcgccttaggtcactgtccgctttggggaaaattcttgggcagggtgagcgctgcttcgaactttgctggaaaaaaaaaaagaaacgaaaaggaagaaagtgtagctcatctaggtgACACCAGGAGAGAGGGCTAGAGACcgggccgcctagatgagctacactttcttccttttcgtttcttttcttttcttttttttttcagcaaagttcgaagcagcgctcaccctgcccaggaattttccccaaaggcGATCTAAGGCGAATGACATCACTACCCGGACTTGActttctggaatattcccgaatctgactcaccgACAAACACCTGTGGCATGCCCGTACTGATTATGACGTCATgcaccaaacctatttaagtaatgtgtaaccacctaggcatcttttgtcctgacgaagacagtgacactgtcgaaacgtcaacAACAAACAGTATTAACAAACTGTCAACATATGGGTAGCCCTACATGCAGGACAGTACATTCCATGAAACGTAGTTACTTGAAATGCTTGATTTCTCTTTCAGAACCAAAAAGCTTCCAGCCCCTGCAAGGATTGCTGCCACGTCAGCTGCTAACAGCGCAGGTCCCAGTTTGACGCAAGACGAATGTGAGAGTGGGCTTTCCAGAGACCCTCTTTTTGTTACAGAGGAGGTGTCCTGTAAGTATATGCTTTCTTATGTGCTGCAGTTTGTTTGCCAAGTGTTTGGATTTTGTTTTGTGAGGAGCATATTATCTCAACTGCTGTAATGGTCGTTCCAGCGTTATTACTTTCCTGCATTGAAGGTGAGAAGCAGGGCATGACGGATGGAGAGGAAAACAGGAGCACCACTCAGACATCTTCTACTCATGTTCGTAGCTTTACACTACCCCTTAACATTTTCATTCTGTGGTTGCTGTTTGAGAAATCAAGACACTACATGCATTATTAATCACATGCTATGTATTTCATTGTATTTCTATACCGTGGAACTATTTCACCTGACATCAATCCTTATATAAAGTGCATGTGATTTTCAGGAAAGTGCTGACAGCCCGTTTTCCCCTTCACCGACATTTGCCCTCCTTCGAAGCCAAGAAGCCTGCAATGAAACGCCGACACCTCCTCTGGATAGGCCGACACCCAAAAGACGGAAAACTGCTGAGGACAACAGCCTTGTGCAGATTTTAAACTGCGCCACGCAAAACATGCAGAATGGAGCAAGATGCACAAGGCCCCACCTCGATGCCGAAGACGACGTCACCATGTTTCTGCTAAGCATGAGGGAAATACTCAAATCCTTCGATTTGAAGCAAAGGATGATTGCACAAATGCGCATGCAAGAAGTACTGTTCAGTATGCGGTTCAACGAGTAAAATAATTTATTCTGTTCATGTCactttcttcaaaaataatgaGCATACCTCACTGATCACTTCCGCTGGGAACCTCTCAGCACAACAGAATATTGCCATGATAGCTCTCCAGCTGTGGAACAAAAGTACTCTGCAAGTTTATCGCGAAGTTCCTTTGCAGACCTGGCATGCATGTTGGATCCTGTTCTTGGAATGTGTCTTAATGCTTCATTGTCAGAAACACTCTGTCTCCATTGGCCTGGGTGCACATTGCCCGATACATCTTCATAATCGGAATATCCTGGAGGACAATATGCATGGTGTCCCTGTGCTCGGTCACTCATACTGAGATAGTTGTGCAGGCACACAGTCGCGTGAACAATTGCATTCACAGTCTCAAGCGAAGCATTAATAGGTTGGCGGTATATCCTCCATCGGCTGGACAGAATACCAAATGCGTTTTCAATGGTTCTTCTTGCTCTAGACAGCCGATAGTTGAACACTTTGCACGAAAGTGGCAGTTGTCTTCCTGGATATGGCCGCATTAAACTATTCATCAATGGAAATGCTTCATCCCCAATAATTACATAAGGCATTTGGGCAGATGTATTTGGGAGGTTCTTCGGTTCTGGCAAGTTCGTCTCTTTTTGTAGCATTTCGTGCACATCACTATTCCGAAAAATGCCCCCATCACTCCTTGACCCGCACTCTCCCACATCAATCATGATGAATTTGTAGTTTGCATCGCAAGTGGCCAAAAGCACAATGCTATGTGTTCCCTTATAGTTGTAATATAAAGAACCACATTTAGGAGGGGCCTGGATCACTACATGTTTACCATCCAGTGCCCCCATGCAGTTTGGGAAATTCCACAGTTTCCAGTAGTCATCAGCAATCTTGGCAAGTGCATCCTTTGATGGGGTCTGAAATGTAAATGTGGTTCGAAATTGAAAACATACAGGTGGTTTAAGAAATGAACACGGAAGAAATTACCGGGAGATAGATTGTTTCAAGGGCTTGCCTAATGGCCTCGCAAGTGTCCCGGATAATTCCGCTTGCTGTAGAGCTTCCAATCCGGTAGTTCATAGCGCATATACGCTGGGATGATCCATGTGCAAGGTATCTTCAAATTGAAAGTATAGTAATGATCATCTAAACTCTCCATAAAAGGAATCGTGTTTTTTACGTGCAGCACAACCACACAGTGATCGCACACTTGCTGGTACCCGACACCTACCTCAGTGTGATGCAAAGTCTTTCTGCCGGTGATATGGATTGGCGGAAAGATGTATTTTGTCTCTCAATGAGAGGACCCACGAGTGAAAGAAGGTGATCAAATCTGCAATGACATGTAGAATCAGGCTCACTGCTTCAAACGGCGTCTAATGTAGAAACCAATACCTCTCTCGGGACATCCTGAAATAGTCGAAGAAGTCCTGACCGTCTCCCAAACGCATGTCCCGGACCAAATGGTGAAATTCACCGAATTCGTTTCTCGGCAACAGGAGGTCTCGCACCCATACCCGACTCTTTCTGTTGCGCTGTCGGAGAAGCATTGCTGCCGACGCGAACTGGGCAACAACTGCCCAGTCAACACTTTCAGCGTTCTGTATATATGCCAATACACACTCAACAGCCTTCCTATTTACGTCCACATCCGAATTATCATCTGTTTCTGTCACAGCAGGCACTGCAGACTCCATGCCTTCCGCCATCTTCACTTGCGCGAGCGATGACGTCAGGGCGAAATACCGCAAGGGCGCACGCGTGTATGTGAACAACTTTGCGCATTGCCTGTGTTGCAGTCATACGCACGCAGGCGCCCGCACGCACTGAAACGcagtagtgtgaaccatgcttaacTCAGACATatatctccgcgagcggagaatgtagcccgtgcattgactgttgggtctccgataatgtggcaCATAATCGGATACGCATAAGCTAAGTCACATGTTTTCTTTCCCcgagtatttaatgcgttttttaaataaacatgcactccttctccatgtacgtcgtcagcgacactttaTTTCGAAACacgatcagtgtgcaacggggagtgtaatggaagcgcgcgtaacatatttttggtcggagctgtaatgcgaccgcgcgcgcagATGGCTGCGACTTCAGATATGTGATTATGAGTGGGaattgttctgcgacttttaacttgtctctgaaaGTTAAcctagttgttctaaaccaccatgtgggccacttcttagaatgtgcgtttttcgccCGAGAACTGAAAGAACATGTACAAGAGTTGTCGCGGTCcccagtcacttctgaaagtcgtctgctcacgcagGTGCAGTGGctcgcgcaaaagcagacgacgtctGTATTCTgtcacggactttcccgcagggcgacgtagcAGTTCGAGTTGTTGCCAACAGAGACCGCGTCATggtctgcaatctttatcaatttaattcggttatttaataaccgtgacgtgctttgtcgggCAAATTTGcggtattccattttcaacaaagggcaatcgaatgatacactttatgagaggggcagggggtacgagaccatCCCTTTAACGCCTTTTGACTCCAATATCTCAAAAACTGTAAAAGCTGGAGTTGCAAAATCTTTGATAAAAAAACGCTTTGGTGAGGTCGTGTGTTCATAAGGTGGGTTCGAGCTGCATGGAGCAGATGACTAGGCTTGAGGACGATGGATATCCAAGGAATCTAATCAGTGATGTCGTAAATAGGTTGGTAAAGGAACCTTGTGATTCTCACATGCGTTGTGAACAGAGAGATTGGAGGGGGGTTGGAGTGATCCCGTATGTTCATCAGGCCTCCCATCGCTTAAAAAAGGTAGCCTGTAGGCATGGTGTTGATGTAGTTTTCAAAAGGGGTTATTGGCTCAGGTCTCTGATGGCTAGGGTTAACCGGACAAAAACTGGGGGTTGTCATGTAAAACACGTAGATCATTTTGTGACTTGCAGTGTTGGTGTTGTTTATTGAATTCCCTTGTCTTGTGGGTGCCAGTATATTGGTCAAACTAAACGTTATGTTAACGTACATCTGATGGAACATAGAGCTTCGAGACGAAAGGGACATGGTAAGCTGGCGGAACACTTAAGAACCTGTTCCGCTgttcaaaaacacaaaagttaggtgttcttctttataaggaagccttgttgataaaacaggctggagatagttgcattagcgtgccttccacgttggtaacggatacaatccagcaattcattgataactaacttatgtttattgcaaaaaataCAAAGAAGTTAATgcaaaggaagaagaaaggGATAAAGTCCAGGAAGTTATCCTGGActttatcgtattatgctgtccgggcagaagtgactttccctgctcgttTAAGGGAATTTGtggactattctctagagaactggcctgagattttccctctccctcgcgggccccgcccacccggagcgcgccaatgggaagACGCGTGGACGGtgtcggctgagtgccatctgggggcagaggttcgaacgtagacggggacgtgcttttggcgatgatccactgggtcgttccaaccaccacggccctgagttggcccgtgagatggcggtgctcgatctgtgaacctagggacgcgcgttccttgggaccgcgaaaatggtcggcgataagtactgagtcatgatcccatttctgtctcttttttttctgttttcgtgaaatgaattgacggattttgacggctcctgtgttcgcttgtttttgcttttaataaacgtttcatgatcggcgtccttgagcgatgcgcgcgtttgtttatttatttgtttgtttgttggctTTTGCTTTTAaagaacgttttatgatggcttgtttttgcttttaataaacgttttatgataggcgtccttgagcgatgcccgcgtttgtttgtttgattttgatTTTAATGGaccttttatgatggcttgattcattacCTGTTGTTCCGCGCGGACTATGAACATATCCGTGGCAAGTTTTCGGTGTCCTTGAGCGGTGAtcgcgtttgtttgttgtttgtttgttgacgcgcgttccttggaaccgcgaaaatggtcggcgataagtactgagtcatgatcccatttctgtcttttttttttctgttttcgtggaatgaattgacggattttgacggctcctgtgttcgcttgtttttgcttttaataaacgtttcatgatcggtgtccttgagcgatgcccgctttgtttgtttgtttgtttgtttgtttttgcttttaatgaacgttttatgataggcgtccttgagcgatgcccgcgtttgtttgtttgtttgtttgtttttgccttTAATGAACGTTatatgatggcttgattcattacCTGAACATATCCGTGGCAAGTtttcggcgtccttgagcgatgaccacgtttgtttgtttgtttgtgcttttaatgaacgttttatgatggcttgattcattgcctgttaggcgcggacttcgaatggcgcgtttgcggcgtccttgggcgatgctcgcgtttgcttgttttattaaatatatggaacacgcgttgttagagtgatcttgataagacgtccgcggaatcgttgcgcccgtgtttgggtgatggtagggcgttctttggcgtgtgtgtgtgtgtgccttcccttttattgagcatttcatgcgattcgtgtgcgatgcgcggtggaccgggacacgggcggtgagaggtataccccgtttttgtttctttgtcgtttcgcgggacaatgcgtcattatggactgtttccctctgccttttttccccctttttttttctctgtttcatactccctttttgtcttcactgcgtcatgcgacacgtgttgttacgaaagtaatttgatgagatgccatgcccgtgccgtttgccgtttttgtgcgtatgtttagaTAATGCCGACAGAAGACTCTTTCTTCttcccccttttactgaacatgatgccacacatgttgctacagaaggactttgacgagactcccAGGCCGTTGttgtgcgtatgtttggtaatgctggctaatgacgaaagaagaccacttttttggtggtttctttcattaaacttttggtggcaccgtaccgctgtcaatcgCCTGGGCGCGCATCACCTTTCTATGTGAAACCAGGAGACGCATGCAACTGACCACAGCaggctgcgaaattaatgcagatgacatttgttgcaaggaactgcatggacaggcttttgttggcgatgacaacagtgggtggcaatcataaggccgaaacttAAGGCGGAATTATCAGAAGGCCAaaaatcaaaaggccgaaaaatcaaaacaccgaacaatcacaaggccgaaaaccagaataccgaaaaatcaaaacaccgaacaatcagaaggccgaaaaccagaagaccgaaaaatcaaaacaccgaacaatcagaaggccgaaaaccagaagaccgaaaaatcaaaacaccgaacaatcagaaggccgaaaagtcagaaaaccgaattatcgaaaggccgaTATATAAGGAATCCAGGATACGAAAActtttattccaactgcgataaaagaTTAGCTCTACAAAATAAGTAGGATAGAGTTGTtgtgaattaatacagcaaataaattatttcaccgAACTTCGCGTTAATAACGTACTGTCGATCActtaggggaaaacaaaaaggaaaagtagacaTATGAGGCACTCTCTTACTGTATGTGTATTTTACACAATGGCAATGAattaaaatgaaaaattacgAGCTATGCGGGATGACATTTCCCATtctcatcccattttcaacaacggcTTCAACCTCGGTCATTCCTAAAACCACTTCCCTATCATCAGCTCTGACTCAAAACCGCACCTAATtgttcggcctttcgataagtAGGGTGAGTAGCCGAGTGAATGACCTGGGACAACTGATGACTATTCTGAAAGAAATCATATACTGTGCTCCTGCGTCAGGGGACAAGCGTGGTCATTATACAGTTCTTGAAATAGAACGGTACAGAAAGTTGCAGgcgaagcaaaaagaaaaaaaaaatcctacagATCTTCTCATAGATATCCTgaggcggcccgtggacgacgatgacaacgacgtgcctctgctggcgcgcgccactgcgcctgccagccagttctaccggcaccgtcctagcgtgaggcaacggccatctgcccgctgggacattccaacatcgccggtcaggactcatgtagaggaacaccacctcctctacattccTATGTAGGGGTAAATTCATTGGTCATCAACTGGGTTATTACTGGTTTATTTCTGTATAGCAAACGATTCAGACGGTTgcttgttcaaatcacgttcggacCACTaaatgtagaggaacaccacctctaCAATTCATTCAGTGGGTGGTGCAAGTCATTCACTGGTATTCGCCCACGAGGCACTTTCTTTTGGTAGTAAACATGCTGtagatttttttctctctagcCAGTCTATTtctgagcaccaaatgctacgcATTCCAATTATTCGATTTCTGATACAAGAGTCAAGAAACTTTTTTATAATCTTATGACAAGAACAGCCCCATTCGGGGTCTTCtttctctttggcctttccatttttggccttctgattttcggccttctgacagtaCGGCGTGATGatgtttcggccttttggctttcggccttatgatagttcaaCGTTAtcatttttcggccttttggcattcggccttctgatagttcggcgttatgattttcggtcTTCTGATAGGATTCCGACAACAGTACATGTGGTCGAGGGCGGTCCTCTGAAACCCGTGCCGTAATGCCTCGGTAGTGGAGTACACTGTTGTTTttatatgctgtagcatatcatggacatttggtcgaaagccatttgatcgaacgccgtttgatcgaaacggcagcggtcgtttggccgattttttttatttgttcgcTTGTAGGATTGAtgtaacaaaaaacaagaagaaaaacaaaagaagcgtCAGTCTTATAtgctgttatcctaaggaatatttAACTCTGTGTAATACCCACATAATagacacattcctcatcctaacccacttcttcgcatccagaaagcggtccaaaggcctgggttgttcaccctctcccgttcgacaactttataggtttttcctctctgacagatagtgactacatgcctttcacccctagtcccccaacactatgtcaaataataattgacgTCAATTGTCAAATAACAAACAactttgacaaataaataaataaatgacattcttgaatggtttattcgcgtcgaacgtggtcaaaatttaacaatgtattattaacGCTTGTAGTCAATAACTGACATTGTATTGGAGAAacaacagttttagtttatttactttgcgcctatgtgcaagtgaatctaaatttggttcttgCAACATACATGGAACCGAAGAGGTCCCTCGAAACCCagacaatataagccggggagctgatctttgtactttgtctactttttccttcttcttccttttcattttttttttattgcgtgcatGTCTAGGGAtcccagactgcagatgcatactctaaccaaggttgaactaaggttttatatggctgttaatttaatatcattattttgtaccatgacgaaacttccttcttagcatccacagacttcgacaTCCATCCACACACAGCATCCACAGACTGGCTTTCgtgcacatatggctatcccatttcagatggttccctttaaatttgtcgccagcaatgaaaagggtgcccagaagaggcacagactatcggctgctcgcaATCTGAGGCTATTTGCTTCAGTATGTGTCCTATGGTTCGCCGGattcttccgcattgttctattcagctgtgctgttcgtgaatgacaaaggtctgcaaataaccagaggtctcccctctttagctaaaaaaaaagaaaaaaaagaagaagcagaggacactgatcgACTGCTtgcgtatgctcgagtcaaaaattacaaaaaaagaggtgctacggacacgctgcgagctttgaactcccttcgaacaaatgtctttcgaacaaacggcgtcgaccaaccggctttcgattaaacggctttcgaccaagcggcgttcgaccaaacggcatTCGAACAAATGGGCGGACAACGGTGAATATACGGAATGGCCCGATATGGATCACGCGTCGAATGCCGATATCCCGTAAGCCGACGCCCCCAACCGTTTTATAACCATCGGCTTAGCGCCGATATCACGATGTTGGAAATCAGTGCTTTGTCGGCGGATAAGTGAGTGACAGAGGACGAAGCATCAGAGATAAAACGTGAAATTTAATTCAGTTAACTTCCCCGCGCGCAAACAGCTTTGGGATCATGTATCAGCGTCAGCCGCAGCTATATATAGGCTGGCACACTGCTAACGCATGTGCTTTGCTGCATTCAGAATATGAATGCGCGATTGTTGCGAATATTTGCATTGTTGCGATTGCGAAGAACTGCAAAACACGCCTTCGCCAAGAACCTAAAGTGCCGATAAACTGATTctaacataacaacaacaataataacgtCTAAAATGCTAATACGCCAATTCTAACGTCTATAATACCCACACTATAATTCTAACATGACCTAACGTCTAAAATGCCAGCAGACTAATTCTAATCTGACCTAACATCTAAAATGGTGGCAAATTGATTCTAacggtgagcagttgtccgaCGGGCAATTGcctggtgagcaactgtccggtggcGTTCCTTGAAACGGCATTCGATAAAATGGTGTCGATGAAACGTCGTTCGACGaaccggcgttcgatgaaatgggtgGACACCCGATATGCTTGCATTGCTTTCTCAGTGCGCCGTGGTACGCAAGAGTCCTTAGGAAAATAGGCGCATCTCAAactaacgaaatcataacaTACATCAGTCCAGCGTCCTTACGgtctagcacgtacatcaagtGTACTACAGGAACTCACGGCAACAGATATAAAGACAAACACTTATACCTTATGACTTCGATTTTTTGCAGAAAACATCGGAGGGAGTTATAAAGTTTGAGATAGGACGAGCTCAGAAAGAACACAACTAGGCACGTGCTATACTTGAGCATACAATGGAACCAAGAATTCGTTCTCCTCTTTCCTGTTAAGCCGTTCTGACCTCTTATCTTTGCACAACCAACTTTTCGTCACTGAACTTTGTGTTGTGAAGTCCGTCTTTGGATCGCTCAGTGAATGCGGATTTTCTCCTACAAGGAGAAAAGAGGGGTCAAAACGCCGAAAATGGTGGGTGGTTTACGCGGAACCGGCGCTTTCTTTGCTTCATTATCTCTTCAGCTTCTAGACCGTGGCAGCGTAGCGAATTGTAGTCCATCGTTTCCGGTCTGAACTGGTGACTTGCAATGACGTATATGCCAGCAATGTTCTTGAACATTCCGTCCCACACAgtcgaaagaaaggaatgtcAGGCCATTGCCCTGGCTCTGCAATGGAAGGTCTTAAAATGGGTGCCTGTACCTAAAACAAGTGGACTGGTCTCGAGAGGTCGACGACTCTTGGGTTAGACTCATAAAAACCGCTGCTGAACTTGTACGCAGCACTCTTGGAATCTCGTACAGCAAAGAGTATCGTTGTTGTCCGATTTGAGTGCCCAGTcgattgacagcggtacggtgccaccaaaagtttaatgaaagaaaccaccaaaaaagtagacttctttcgtcattagccagaaacaccaccaccaccaaacatacgcacaaaaacggcctgggcgtctcgtcaaagtccttctgtaacaacatgtgtggcatcatgtccagtaaaagggggaaaagaaccagagccttctgtcggcattatctaaacatacgcacaaaaacggcacgggcatggCATCTCATCAAATTCCTTTCGTAACAATACGTGTCGCATGACACAGTGAAGAGAAAAAGGGGGTatgaaacagagaaaaaaaaaacgcggagGGAAACAGCCCATCATGACGCATTGTCCCGAGAAACGACAACGgggcaaagaaacaaaaacggggtattcctctcaccgcccgtgtcccggtccacagcgcatcgcacacgGATCGCATGaaatgctcaataaaagggaaggcacacacacacacgccaaagaacgccctactatcacccaaacacgggcgcaaTGATTCtgcggacgtcttatcaagatcactctaacaacgcgtgttccatatatttaataaaacaaacaaacgcgggcatcgcccaaggacgccgcaaacgcgccattcgaagtccgcacctaacaggcaatgaatcaggccatcataaaacgttcagtaaaagcaaaaacaaacaaacaaacgcgatcACCGCTCAAGGACACCGAAAACTTGCCACGGATATGTTCATAGTCCGCGCGGAACAACAGgtaatgaatcaagccatcataaaaggtCCATTAAAatcaaaatcaaacaaacaaacgcgggcatcgctcaaggacgcctatcataaaacgtttattaaaagcaaaaacaagccatcataaaacgttctttaaaagcaaaagcaaacaaaccaacaaacaaacaaataaataaacaaacgcgcgcatcgctcaaggacgccgatcatgaaacgtttattaaaagcaaaaacaagcgaacacaggagccgtcaaaatccgtcaattcatttcacgaaaacagaaaaaaaagagacagaaatgggatcatgactcagtacttatcgccgaccattttcgcggtcccaaggaacgcgcgtccctaggttcacacatcgagcagcgccatctcacgggccaactcagggccgtggtggatggaatgacccagtggatgtagcatcgccaaaagcacgtccccgtctacgttcgaacctctgcccccagatggcacgcAGCCGACACCGCctacgcgtcctcccattggcgcgctccgggtgggcggaaTTTGACTACCATTGTTCTGtcctttctttacgcaggggcAATGCGattgtgtatgtagcattatgcaataattatctgatagcagaaatggggatctttttctcagtttagcGTGTGCTTCGGTATTTTGTAGTTATAGCTATTccagcaaaagtacgtgtaagtTTTCaatgctcttttcttctttcactgcttttacgcaTTAAAATGAAgcgaaaggttagccatgatgtaggctgcGCGTTgggatttttccgcttcgcTGCAGCACGGGAACACTGTACAGCCTAGCAAGCTATGGCAGCGTCCGTTGAGACGTCTGGGCTTCCAACTGTCTTGAGGTAATTCCATG
This portion of the Ornithodoros turicata isolate Travis chromosome 3, ASM3712646v1, whole genome shotgun sequence genome encodes:
- the LOC135389556 gene encoding uncharacterized protein LOC135389556; the protein is MSAAGVYKSNWPLFTTLDFLKEFIRPRRTKKLPAPARIAATSAANSAGPSLTQDECESGLSRDPLFVTEEVSSLLLSCIEGEKQGMTDGEENRSTTQTSSTHESADSPFSPSPTFALLRSQEACNETPTPPLDRPTPKRRKTAEDNSLVQILNCATQNMQNGARCTRPHLDAEDDVTMFLLSMREILKSFDLKQRMIAQMRMQEVLFSMRFNE
- the LOC135389557 gene encoding uncharacterized protein LOC135389557, which produces MAEGMESAVPAVTETDDNSDVDVNRKAVECVLAYIQNAESVDWAVVAQFASAAMLLRQRNRKSRVWVRDLLLPRNEFGEFHHLVRDMRLGDGQDFFDYFRMSRERFDHLLSLVGPLIERQNTSFRQSISPAERLCITLRYLAHGSSQRICAMNYRIGSSTASGIIRDTCEAIRQALETIYLPTPSKDALAKIADDYWKLWNFPNCMGALDGKHVVIQAPPKCGSLYYNYKGTHSIVLLATCDANYKFIMIDVGECGSRSDGGIFRNSDVHEMLQKETNLPEPKNLPNTSAQMPYVIIGDEAFPLMNSLMRPYPGRQLPLSCKVFNYRLSRARRTIENAFGILSSRWRIYRQPINASLETVNAIVHATVCLHNYLSMSDRAQGHHAYCPPGYSDYEDVSGNVHPGQWRQSVSDNEALRHIPRTGSNMHARSAKELRDKLAEYFCSTAGELSWQYSVVLRGSQRK